GGAAGCCGTGAAGCTGATCCTCCAGCGGCTGCCCCTTCCCGGCGTGCTGGGCCGGGTCTGCCCCCATCCCTGTGAGGGGCAGTGCCGGCGGGCGGAAGTGGACGCCCCGGTGGCCATCCGCGACCTGAAGCGCTTTGCCGCCGACCAGGTAAAACCGGAGGACCTGCCCGTTGCCGCCATCGAGGACCGCCCCGGCAAGGTGGCCGTGGTCGGCTCCGGCCCCGCCGGCCTGACCGTGGCCTGGGACCTGCGGCTGAAGGGCTGGCAGGTCACCCTCTTCGAGGCCCTGCCCGTTCTCGGTGGCATGCTGCGGGTGGGCATTCCGGACTATCGCCTGCCCCCGGACATTCTGGACCGGGAGATCGATTACCTGCTGCGCCACGGCATCGAATCGAAAACCGGCATGCGCCTGGGCGAGGATTTCAGCCTGGCAGATCTTTCCGATCAGGGATACCAGGCGGTTTTTCTGGCCATCGGCGCCCATGCGGCCATGAACCTGGGCATCCCCGGCGAAGAAACCGCCGAGGGGGTGCTCGACGCCATCGCCTTTTTGCGGGATGTCAACCTCGGCGACCGCCAATGCCCCGGCCAAAAGGTCGTGGTCGTGGGCGGCGGCAACGTGGCCATCGATGCCGCCCGCACGGCCAAACGCCTGGGGGCCGAAACCGTCACCGTGGTCTACCGCCGTTCGGAGCAGGAGATGCCGGCTTACGGTGAAGAGGTCGAAGGTGCCAGAGAAGAGGGCATCCAGTTCGCCACCCTGGCCGCACCGGTGGGCATCCGGGCTGAAAACGACCGCGTGGTCGGCTTCGAATGCATTCGCACCGAACTCGGCCCTCCGGACGACTCCGGCCGCAGGCGCCCGGTGCCGGTGCAGGGTTCCGAATTCGTGATCGACTGCGATGCGGTCATTCCGGCCATCGGCCAGAAAACCGACGTGGCCTGGACCCGGCAGGCGCCCGATCTTGATCTCACCGCCCGCAACACCTTTGCCGTTCACCCGCAGACCATGCAGACCAGCCTGCCCCACGTATTCGCCGCCGGCGATGCGGTCAGCGGACCGGCCACGGTGATCGAGGCGGTGGCCGCCGGCCATCGGGCCGCCGAGGCCATGCACCGCTATCTGCAGGGCGAAGATCTTGCGAACGGGGATTCGGTCCTGGCGGAGCGCCCGGCCCCGGGAAACGACTGGGCCGTTATCCCCGAAGACACGCCCCCGCTGCCGCGGGTGCGGCCCGGCCACCTGGAGATCGCGGCCCGCTCCGCGAGCTTCGACGAAGTGGAGGCCTGCATGGACGAGGCCGACGCCCGCAAAGAGGCCTCCCGCTGCCTGAACTGCGGGGTGTGCAGCGAATGCATGGCCTGCGTGTCGGTGTGCGAAGCCAAGGCCATCGACCACACCATGACCGCCGTCGAAGAGACCCTTGAAGTGGGCAGCATCATCCTGGCCACGGGATACGATCTTCTGGATCCCGGCCCCATGCAGCCGTTTGGCTACGACCGCTATCCCAACGTGTTCACCAGCCTGGAGTTCGAGCGCCTGAGCAATGCCACCGGGCCCACCGGCGGACAGATTCTCATCCGGGACGAAAACGGGGCCTTTACCCGGCCGCCGGAAAGCGTGGCCCTGGTCCACTGCGTGGGCAGCCGGGATGTGAACTACCATCCCTACTGCTCGCGGGTCTGCTGCATGTATGCCTTAAAGTACAGCCACCTGATCAAGGAGAAAGTCGGCCACCACACCCCGGTTTACGATTTTTATATCGACCAGCGCTGCTTCGGAAAAGGCTATGAGGAATTCTACCGCCGCTGCCAGGAGGAAGGTACGGTCTTCATCCGCGGCAAGGTGGCCGAAATCACCGACCAGGCCGAATCCGAGGCGGAATCCGGCCGGCTGATCTGCCTGGCCGAGGACACCCTGCTGGGCGAGCGGCTGCGGGTGCCGGTGGACATGGTGGTGCTGTGCAGCGCCATGGAGGCCCGGGCCGACGCCGTGGAGGTGGGGCGCATTTTCGGGGTCAATCCCGGAGCCGACGGGTTCTTCCTGGAAGAGCACCCCAAACTGGGACCGCTGAACACGGCCACGGACGGCGTCTTTCTGGCCGGCGCCTGCCAGGGCCCCAAGGATATCCCCGACACCGTGGCCCAGGCCTCGGGTGCCGCGGCCAAGGCCCTTTCCCTGGCCACCCGGGGGGTTGTGGAGGTTCCCTCGGCCATCAGTTGGATCGATCCGGAGATCTGCTCGGGGTGCAAGACCTGTATCGGCCTGTGTGCCTACAGCGCCATCGAGTTCGACGAAAGACGCCAGATCAGCGTGGTCAACGGCGCCCTGTGCAAGGGATGCGGCAGTTGCGCCATGGCCTGCCCGTCCAACGCGGCGCAGGTCCGGCATTTTCAGGGCAAGCAGGTGTTTGCGGAATTGGATGGGATTATGGCTGCGCTCTCGGCAGTCGGGTAAGAGAAAAAATAACAATAACCAAAATCCAAAGAACAAACAAATCACAATAAACAATATCGAAATTCCAAACCACGGGTTTGGGTCCGATTTAAAATCGAAAGGGTTTTAACATTGGTGTTTGAGATTTTGAATTTGAGTTTTGGAATTTGTTTGTAATTTGAAAATTGTAATTTGGGATTTTCCGATTTGTCCAAGTGTCGTGAACACCGTGAACACATAGAAAACCAAAATAAATAAGCGGAGAGCATTTATGAGCAACTTCGAACCCGCAATTATCGCCTTTGTCTGCAACTGGTGCACCTACACAGCCGCCGACCTGGCCGGCACATCCCGGCTGACCTATCCCAAAAACGTCCGGCTCATCCGGGTGATGTGCACAGGCATGGTGGACCCCCAGTACGTCATCAAGGCCTTCCTGGAAGGCGCGGACGGGGTCCTGATCAGCGGATGCCACCCCGGCGACTGCCACTACATCAACGGCAACTACAAGGCCCGCCGGCGGGTAAAGCTGCTCAAGGAGATCCTGCCCCGCTTCGGCATCGACAACCAGCGGCTGCGGCTGACCTGGATCGGAGCCAGCGACGGGATTCAATTTGCCGAAATCATGGGGGAACTGGTTTCCCAGATCCGCGAACTGGGGCCGACGCTGCCCGATCTGAAGATGGTCATATGACCAGGAGGAGATTATGACAGAGGCCATACACATTGAAGACCCGGACCGTCTCTCGGGCATTCGCTCCCTGCTGTCCACGATCATGGAAAAAGCCGGCATCGATGCCGTGCTGGTGCCTGCCCGCCTGGTCGTCAAAAACCGGATCATGCCCCTACTGGTATCGGACCCGGAGCGGCTGGCCGAAGCCGATCCCTTCGCCCCGGCCTTTCCGTTAAACGCGGCCCAGCAGTTGGCCAAACTCACGCGCGTGCCGGCCGGCGGCCGCCTGGCCGCCTTTCTGCGACCCTGCGAGATCCGTGCATTCAACGAACTGGTGAAACTCAACCAGGGCCGACGGGAGGATGTGATCCTCATCGGCATGGACTGCCCCGGCGCCCTGTCCAATTCGGATTTCAGAACCTTCATGGATGGTTTCGAAACTGCCGATGAGGCCACGCAGGCCTTTTGCGAAGCGGTGGTATCGGGCAGCGGCGCACCGGAGATCACTTCCGCCTGCCAGGCCTG
This window of the uncultured Desulfosarcina sp. genome carries:
- a CDS encoding FAD-dependent oxidoreductase — encoded protein: MTIKIGFYICHCGINIAHKVRVTEVADFARGLKNVVVSRDYKFMCSDPGQEMIEEDIRTYGLNRVVVASCSPRLHEKTFQGACQRAGLNPYLFQMASVREQVSWVTKDEDEATRKAKTLAAGAINRVNFHQMLETRTVDVHPDVMVVGGGIAGMQAALDIGNAGLTVYLVERQTTVGGHMLQFDKTFPTLDCAACIGTPKMVEVAQNPNIKLLTYSEVTDVSGYIGNYQVTVKRKPRYIKEGVCTGCGECAKVCPVSLPSEWDEGLIDRKAIFRAFPQAVPITFTIDKKDRAPCTTTCPAGINVQGYVQLIGQGKYLEAVKLILQRLPLPGVLGRVCPHPCEGQCRRAEVDAPVAIRDLKRFAADQVKPEDLPVAAIEDRPGKVAVVGSGPAGLTVAWDLRLKGWQVTLFEALPVLGGMLRVGIPDYRLPPDILDREIDYLLRHGIESKTGMRLGEDFSLADLSDQGYQAVFLAIGAHAAMNLGIPGEETAEGVLDAIAFLRDVNLGDRQCPGQKVVVVGGGNVAIDAARTAKRLGAETVTVVYRRSEQEMPAYGEEVEGAREEGIQFATLAAPVGIRAENDRVVGFECIRTELGPPDDSGRRRPVPVQGSEFVIDCDAVIPAIGQKTDVAWTRQAPDLDLTARNTFAVHPQTMQTSLPHVFAAGDAVSGPATVIEAVAAGHRAAEAMHRYLQGEDLANGDSVLAERPAPGNDWAVIPEDTPPLPRVRPGHLEIAARSASFDEVEACMDEADARKEASRCLNCGVCSECMACVSVCEAKAIDHTMTAVEETLEVGSIILATGYDLLDPGPMQPFGYDRYPNVFTSLEFERLSNATGPTGGQILIRDENGAFTRPPESVALVHCVGSRDVNYHPYCSRVCCMYALKYSHLIKEKVGHHTPVYDFYIDQRCFGKGYEEFYRRCQEEGTVFIRGKVAEITDQAESEAESGRLICLAEDTLLGERLRVPVDMVVLCSAMEARADAVEVGRIFGVNPGADGFFLEEHPKLGPLNTATDGVFLAGACQGPKDIPDTVAQASGAAAKALSLATRGVVEVPSAISWIDPEICSGCKTCIGLCAYSAIEFDERRQISVVNGALCKGCGSCAMACPSNAAQVRHFQGKQVFAELDGIMAALSAVG
- a CDS encoding hydrogenase iron-sulfur subunit, whose translation is MSNFEPAIIAFVCNWCTYTAADLAGTSRLTYPKNVRLIRVMCTGMVDPQYVIKAFLEGADGVLISGCHPGDCHYINGNYKARRRVKLLKEILPRFGIDNQRLRLTWIGASDGIQFAEIMGELVSQIRELGPTLPDLKMVI